ACCTTATATTGATTTGCTTTAATCTTACTTAATTCGTCTTTCAAAGTATAACAGCTGATCATATTTCTTTCTCCCCCATTTAACTATAGTGAATAATCTATCTAATACCTCTTGTCACTTTTCCATCCAATTCAATTAACTATATAATAAATCAGCCACTATTCTATCTCCCTTAGAGTACCGTTGGTCGTCATAATGCACTCAATTTCTGTTTAATCAGATTTACAAATTCCTGCTTCTCTTTCTCAGGTATCCATTCGGTTAAACGAGCTTACAATAGGTAGTATCCAATGTTCTATTTCGCAGGATTGCCACTCATTCCAGTCATCCAATCGATCTTCCATTCCCTTTCATCTATCATAATATTATCTGGATGGAAATCACCATGACATAACTTCTAGTCTTCCTTAAGACTTTGCAGATAATGAACAATGATTTGTTTCTCATCTCTACTGAGTAATGGAACACTCTTTCATAAACAATACACTTTCGAGCATAATAATCAACGATCTGAAGCGGTTGGGGAGTTGAAAAACCTAATTCATATACGCTTACACTTATACGAAATTATTCTTCCGCCAAATTTGCTAGTATCCTTATTATAAATAGCTTTAACACACAATTATTATGATAGGCTAACAATTCTACAGTTCTAGAATGATTTCATCAAGCTGAACTGTAATCCAGATGATTAGCGCAAATCCAGAGTATAGTGAAACTGTCCATGACCAATGTTTATCCTGATACAGATTCAACTTCTTAGCTACTACCCAATTCCATCGTTTCTTTAAATGCCAATCCACCCATCACAGCACCTATACCTAGAAAAAGATGAAGAGCCACTTACACGTTAGAGCTCTTAGATGGTTTATTTAGCATATTCAATTATACAACCTCCCATAAAAATATTCTAACAAACTATATTCGGGAGACCGAGAATTTATCCTGATAAATCAAAGAATACATTTGTACAAACGACAACATTATGTAAAACAACGCCAATCTCATTCAATCGGTAGCGCTGGGGTAATTCTCTTGTGCAATTAGAAAGAAGATAGAAAATATGAAGTATCTTTACTACAGACGGCCCGGACCGGCACTACAACGGCTCTAAAGACAACAAAACGTCTGATAGAGTCCGATAAGCTACGGACTGGTGAAATTGTTAACATTCGTGGACCATGAAGCCAGAAACGTTAGGCTGACGATCCGGACCAAAACTGACAATTCTAGTTATCGGGTTTCGCCTGATTCTATAGAGGTGAAGGTCTTAGGGGGGTTCAACAGATTTTGAAATGGCTGCTTGTTCCAGAAGAAGTGAGAGAGGAGTTCATTAAACACGAGTATCACGGCGACACTTTTGTAGTTATATTTATTTCAACACTATGTCGGTTCATTGGGCCTGAGCCTGACGTACCAAGTCCTTAATTTTCTCTTTAAACTGAGTCACATCCTCACCGCTAACAAGCGCCTTCGTTTTTTCATCCTGATTCACCGAAAACACCTGTTGATCTTGGATTTCGTATTTTCCTTGGTATTTTCCTTGGTATTCACCGGCCACATAATAAAGGGGTCCAACTCTTTCGTCCTTCCCAGCTTTCAGAAATAAAATGTAGCTGTTTCCCGATTGCATGATGGGGTTCTCTCGGTCCATCTGTAGCTCTCCCGTTTTCTCCCGTTCTTCCTCAATGCCGACTTGGGTCAGAATAATCTCTTTCCCTTCAGTGCCTTTCAACACATCCGTTACGGTGGCATTGTAGAAGGTGGCGTCATTCACCGGATCGGTACTATGAACGTCCTTGATGTTCACTTCCGCGATCAAAACAGAAACCGCTTCTAATTCTTCTAAGCTTTTATAGGAGTGTGCTAAACTTACCGACGATCCGCCAGTAACAGCCTTCGACACAGGATCGACTTTAGCACCAGTAACCTGTCCGGATGCCGGAGTAGACATTTCCTCTTGGTCGATCTGCGAAGGGGTAGCTGAACAGCCAGCAATCAATGCAGCGCCCCCTACTGCACCGATAATCACTTTCAAGGATTTCATTGTTCATCGCCTCGCCTTCTTTATTTAGTAAAGTGCATTAATTCCGTTAATATCATCCGTTTGTGGTCCACCAATGCTGCACACATCATACCGGTCATACGTAGCTCCCGACCTCACTTTTCATGCACTTCAATAAACTGACTGTTAATCTCTTTCTTAGGTCGGCCAAACGTCACACCTTCATTCGGGCTACCTCAATACCCTCCGCTTACCGCTACCGATTGCTTTTCCGTTCCTGTTCGGCCACATATGCTAAGAGACTCAAAAATTGATCTTCCATAATTATGTAAAACAACGCCAATCTCATTCGATCGGCATTATTCAGTTAAATTTATAGATTATTGGATTATTCTCTTTATGAAATGATCTGTGCCACAAATTGAACAATTTCCAGAATAATTGGCGTACCTGAATAAATAATATCTCCATTCACATTCACATTCAGATTCAAAGTATTTTCAGTTAGAATGTATAAGCTGCTCTCTTGTAAAATCCCATTAATAGTTACATTTGAATAACTATTCAGGCCAATGCCCATAAAACTATCGCTTAAATTTCCCTCATCGTCAAAGAATTGATTAGCTTGGATGACTATGGGTGACTTAATATCGGAAGTAGCAAAATAAAAATATCTTTGCGCACTAGGAATAATGGAGATTGCCGATATCGAACCCGGTGGCCCTGTAGGACCCGAAGGACCCGGAATACCTTGTGGACCTTGTATCCCTGCGAAACCTTGAATGCCTTGTGGGCCCTGAGCTCCTACAGAACCCGTAACCCCAGCGATTCCCTCAGGACCTATAGGTCCTTCATTTCCTTGAGAGCCAGTAGCTCCTGCAATCCCTTGTTGACCTTGCAATCCTGCTGGACCTTGATCTCCTCTCATACCCTGACGTCCCTGAGGTCCTTGAGGTCCTTGAGGTCCTTGAGGTCCTTGAGAATTTTGAATCCTTAACCTACATCTAGGTTTAACTACTTTACAGCAGATGAGCCCACCTTTTACCATTATTTGTGATTTTGGTTTTGGTTTTGGTTTTGGTTTTGGTTTTGGTTTTTTTGAGATTCTCCTAGTACATATCTTCACGCTACTATTTGGTCGATGCTTAGGACTATCTTTAGTTTTCACTTTATTTTTTTTTACTGTTTTTTTGTTATTGTTCTCACGACCTGCCAATTCGAACACCTCCTCATATCTTATTCATTCATAATATGTTGTTTAACTATGTGGAGGATTGGACATCATCAAAATCCATATGATCTAAATAAATAAATAATAGTAGATACGCCGTTTCAAATCGTTCTTTTTCACATTAACATTGTATAACCGAAAAATCTTATGTTTATTTATAAATGAGAGGGGGTGATCCCATGCCTGTTATTAAACCGGTCTATACGGCTACATCTAATACTCCGGTTGCGACTGGAGGAGTTATTACTACCAACGTGAACCCAACCGTATCTCGTTACTTCGCAACCATAACTGCTGGAATGATAACGACAAATACAACCATTCCTGCAGCAAGCTTTGCTGACGATAACGATGCCCCTATCGTTGCTCTGCCCGCATTAACTGTAGATGACTATTACAATGTCTACATTAATGGTGTACTCCAACAAGATGCGCTATCTACGCTAACAACAGCTAGTTTAGTATTAGATACAACTGATGTTTCCGTAAATGTGCCCATTTTGCTAGAGATAGCAAACTTCGGAAATGCAGCATCAACTATAACCACTCAACCTACGATTTCTACTCCAACTATCACTATTATTACTTAATGACTTAGTGAATAGTAACTATTACAATGTTGTATGCTATGCAATAGATTCGAATTAAGAGGTTACATCCCCAAACGGGAGAGCACTGAAATTCGTTTACTGTTTCTGGAAATACGTTAGAGCATGCTAACGGTTATTTTTCAGGTATTTTCCTTACATACAACATAATGACTCAAATTGCGTTCCTTCCTATCTATCCAGAGGACAACCATCTTTACTCTCAATTTGATGCGTCCATACTTTTCGAGGAGGAAATGCCCCTCATCATTCCTGCTGGGCATCCCTGGGCTAGCAGAAAATTGCTATATACGAGGGATTTACACCGCGAGACGATCTTAATTCCACAAAGTAAGTATATTTGCCAATATATCCAAAGTCAGCTCAAACTTAACCATGTCAAGGTACGTTATCTACAAATGAGTACTTTCAATATGATTAAACAGTCCATCAAGGTGGGTTTAGGTGTTTCATTCCTTCCTTATGAAGCAGTGAAAAATGAATTGGACAATGGCGAGCTAGTAACCATTCCAGTGTCTTCCCTACAAATCAGGCGTAAAAACGGCTTTGTCATTCGCAAGAATACACAGCTTAGCGCAGAAGAACAGGCATTCTGTCACAAAGTCGAATCTTATTTCTCTTCATCCGTTAAATAGCAACATACAAGAAGAAACGGTTACCATCCTTAAAGGGACAGTAACCGTTTCTCGTAGAATTATAAGCAAAATATAGTGGAAACTTAACCTTTCTTATATTTTAAACAAGGACATTCCTGATGGTAATGGAATGTCTTGTTCATAAAGCTTTCATTATATTAGGAATAAGAGCATGCCTCCAGCAAAGCCTTTGTATAATCTGAATTCGGATTTTTCAATAAGGCATCTGTATATCCTTCTTCCACAATGGACCCCTCCTTCATCACGGCTACACGGTCAGCGAACCCGCTGATCGTCTCCAGACGGTGCGTAATGTACAGAATTGACATCTTCTGTTCACGCTTCAGTGAGAGAAGCAAATCTAATATCTCTTGCTCCGTCTTTGGATCAAGTGCTGATGTAATCTCATCGGCAATAAGTAAAGTTGGTGAGAGAGTAAGTGCCCGTGCGATTGCTATGCGCTGTTTCTGCCCTCCAGAACACTCAGAGGCTCTGCGCTCCAGCAAATCCTTCGGTAGTAGAACCTTCTCCAGCATCTCTTCAACACGCGTAGAGACTGCAGAACGTGAATAATGCTTAAGAACAAGCGGCTCGGCAATAAGATCTTTTACTTTCCAATAAGGATTAAGCGATCGGTCGGGATTCTGAAATACCATTTGAATCCGTGCAGCCTGATGAGAAAGAAAGTCCCCTTCTCCTTGCCATATCACTTCTCCTTGCGTCGGTCTTTCCAAACCGACGATGATTTCTGCCAGAGTCGATTTTCCTGATCCACTCTCGCCAATCAAGGCGAATATTTCATTCTCAAGCAGTGTTAAAGTAACGTCCTTTACAGCTACAAGCTTCTTTCCCCTCTTCCCAAATTCCTTGGTCACATTCTGCACGTTCAACATCCTATTTCCTCCGCTATTCTTTCTTCTGATGGCCCATTTATACCGATATCTTTCTTACTCTGAGACCAGTCTTCATTAATAGAATAATCAATCACCTTTCCATGCTGGAGTACCATGATATTATTGGCAACATGCTTAGCAGCTAACATATCATGAGTAATTAGTAGCAATGTCATTCCATGCTCCCTGACTTTAGCCACGAGCAGCTCTAAGATTTCCCGCTTCACAATCGGATCTAGCGCCCCTGTTGGTTCGTCTGCAATCAGCACCTCAGGTTTGTTAATCAGTGCAAGTGCGATCAAAGCCCGACTTAACATCCCGCCACTGAGTTCGTGCGGATAGCAGTCTAGTACCCTCTCGTCAAGCTGTACCTCCTGCAATCCTTGAACAGCCCGCATTTTTTTATCATGAGCTGATTGTTTCTCAGGAATAGCCTCTATAAACTGCTTACCGATCGTTAGAAGCGGATTGAAGCTAGTTCTAGGATCCTGGAATATGTAAGCCGCATCCACCCACCGTTGCATGCGTTCCTTACCTACACTGTCATATATATGCTTCCCTCCAATATAGACATCTCCCTTTACCTCACCCTCCAGCAATAATCCGTAAATCGCTTTTGCTAGTGTTGTTTTGCCCGATCCCGACTCACCTATCAACACGGTAACACTTCCAGCAGCTACAGAGAATGACATGGGATGCACGATCGGACGATCCCCATACGTTACACTCAGTTGATCACATACAATAGCTGCACTTGCAGTCCATATTGGCTTCGGGTCTGTCTTTATCTTATTTCTTGCTGCCTTTACTACCTTCTTATGAGAATCACTGGTTTCTCCCAATAATGCCAAGCCGACAGTAACTAATAATATTCCCACTACTGGTGGAAGTACTGTCCACTGCCATACATTGGTCATCCAGGTTTCACCACTTCCGAACGCTTGCTGGAGCATTTTCCCCCATGAAGGAACATTCGGATCGCCGATACCGATAAATGAAAGACTTGCCTCCATGACAACAGCTTGTCTGAATGACATCACAAATTTTGTTCGCAGAAGGGGCCATATGAAAGGGAGCACATGTTTACGTAGAATATACAACGTATTCCCTTGAAACAGTTGCGCCGATTTCACAAATTCTCGTTCCTTCAAAGACAATACCGATGCACGAATTAAGCGCATATATGCCGGCCATGTTAGCAGACCCAGTGTAAAGATCAGTTGCCATATGCCCCCACCGGTGAAAGAGGCCACAATTAGAATAAGCAGTAGTGAAGGAAGCACTAACAACATATTGGCAAACGAGTTGAGGATCAGATCGAGCTTCTTCAGGTAACCCGACAGTAAACCCAGAAAGCCGCTTAAGAACGTACTTAGTAGTGATACGAACAATCCAACAAATAACGTTGTGCGTGCCCCATGAACAAATCCACTGAACACATCCTGTCCTAGCATGTTAGTACCTAACCAATGTTCTTTAGAAGGCGTCAAGAAACGCTCACCACTCAGGGCAAACGGTCCATATAAAGTTACCGATGGTCCGAATATGGCTACTGCTATAAACACAGTCAGAATGGTTCCTCCTACTGCTTTGCTCCATTTCATGACTGTCCCCCCTTATGTGCGCCACGTATGCGCGGATCAAGATGAGGATAAATGAGATCTGCTAACATATTCAAGCAAAGTATGCTCACTGTCATCATTAGGAATAGCCCATGGAGCAAAGGATAGTCCCTTGCGAGAATAGCCTCTTGCAGTAACTTGCCAATCCCAGGATATGAGAATACCGTCTCCACAATGACAGAACCAGACAACAGTCCACCTATTCGTATGAAGATAATAGTTACGAGCGGAAGTGCCGAATTACGAGCTACATGCCTAAGCAAGACAGCACGTTCTCCAATGCCCTTCGCAGCCGCGAATTCAATAAATGGCTCTTGAAACACTCGAATGGCTTCATTACGCATTAATAGGTATAGACCTGCAAGACTACCCACCGTTAGTGTAGCGATGGGTAGCAAAGCATGCTTGGCTACATCTAATATACGATCAAGTCCATTCTCTGACGAAAGGAACGCTGTCTCTGCCCCACTGAGGGGGAGTAAACCTCCATTTACAGAGAATACGATGAGTAGAATCATTCCGATCAAGAACTCTGGGACTGCGCTGAGTACCATCATAACGATAAAAATCAGGCGATCAATACGTCTAGGATGCTTCCACGCTGATAATAGTCCCAGAGCCAATCCAATAATAATGGAAAGAAGAGTGGATATACCCACAATAAGCAACGTCCAAGGCAATCGGATCGAAATAACGTCATAGACTGGAGATTTATAAGTAAACGACAATCCAAAATCAAACGTGAACAATCCCTTCAAATACTGTGTGAATTGTACCCATAACGTGTCGTTCAGATGATAATACTGGAGCAACGCCTGCTTTTGAACTTCAGAAACAAATACCGCTCCTTGTTTTCCACCACCGATGAGGAAATCGACGGGGCCACCTGGCAAAATCCGTGGGAGCCAAAAGTTGAGTAACACGACGAATATCAAAACACTAACATACGTAACTGCCTGTCTAATTATCCTCATCGATCAGCGCTGCCTTGTTATCCCATAGTGGAATTCCATCTGCTATACCACCCGCTGTATTGAACCACCCATTGAAGTCACTTGATTTAAACAAGTAATAGAATGGACGATGATAAAGAACGAGAGTAGGCAGTTCCTCTGCCAGGATGTTCTGCATTTCTCCAACCATTTCTTTCCGCTTATCTTCATCTAATTCTGACATCTGCTCGATTGCTAGCTGCTGGAACTCGGCATTATCAAACTGCTTCTCTCTTGCTGCCCAAGTATTGCTTGCCTCACCAAGGAACCATAACCGCAAATAATCAGGATCTCCACTTAATCCAATATGCCCGGTGATGGCCATATCATATTTATTCTCTCCCATAGCTGTAGTGAACGTTGCCGAATCTATTTGCTGAATATTCAGTACAATGCCTACCTTCTTAAGCATTTCCTGCATCACCTGTGCCTCCGGTGAATTGGAAGATACCATTACATTCAGCTTCAACCCATCGCGTTCTCCATTGGCATTCTTGGCATATCCAAGCTCATCAAGAATACGCTCTGCTTCCGTAATATTATATTCATATTGTTTCACAGAAGAGTTATACCATGGTGAATCAGGAGGAATGATACCAGCGTTTCCAACTATTGGATCGCCTCCGCTAATCTTCCGTGCCATTTCAGCGCGATCGAGCGCATAAGCCATTGCCTGACGCAGACGCTTATCCTTCAATTGAGGATGATCTAGATTAAACGTTAAACGTAACGCACTGCCGGTCGGTGCGCTCTTGATTACATCAAATCCCTCTTTCTGTAATTGTTGAACCTCAGAATAATTGGTCAACATAGCTGTGTCTATTTCTCCTTTTTGCAATGCAAGTATCTTATTCTCAGGGTTTAAGTACGCCACTTCCTTCACCAGTACTTTTCCTTTGAAATAATGATCATTTGCATTGAACAAATATTGTCCAGACTTCTCATCATACTGCTTCAGTGTGTAGGGACCTGTACCGACAAGAGCCGAAGGATCGCGGAAATCTAACGGACTTTCCACATTTGTCCACACGTGCTTAGGAATGATAGGCACGATACCTACCAAATCGCTCAAAAAGGGTGCATAACCATTATTCAATGTGAATTGAACTTTATGATCATCGATAGCCGTTACAGATTGGATCTGACTGATGTCACCTGTCCACATAAAGGGATGTATTTGATAATATTCAAAGCTGAATACGACATCATCCGCTGTGAGCGAATTACCGTCATGCCATAGGACATTCTCCTCCAATTCAAATGTATATTGAAGGCCATCTTCCGAAATACTCCATGATTTCGCTAGCCATGGAATAACTCCATTCTCATCCTTCCAAGTTAACGTATCGAATAGGAAGGAGTTACGTAGGAAGCCACCAGGTCCTGATGAACTAAAGGCAAAGGGGGAAGGATAGCCACTGTTACCCCAAGACATACGCAGCCGGGAAATGGGATCAGAAGTTGCCGATGTATCCTTGATTGTATCCGCTGTTGTAGTTACTTCGGTTGTAACTTGTTGAACCTCAGAGGTCTTGCCATTCGACGAACACCCCGTGACGATTGCTACTATACAGAACAAGATCAACAGGCTGAATTTATTACGATTTATCATGATGTCCACTCCTTGAATTTGTTATCTGTCTATTAAGATCACTATTGATATTGCTAATTCTTATAGTTTCCCTTCTGCAAGCCACGGAAAAAAACCATCTAGAAACCGCTCCGTTGCAGGCATGAAATAAGATCCATAATGATACTCGGGATCTAATGTCGTCATAATAAATGTACCCGCCGTACTCACTTTATCCACATACATAATGGCACCGCCATCTTCGACACTGATAATAATATCTGATCCTGCGGGAGGGAAGAACACACCATGATAATGCCAAGTGGCATCCTTAATTGTTAGATAACGAAAAAAGTCATGGTCGGGTCGTTCTGCAACTAGTCCACTTCGCGTACTAGATTCCAGCCACCACCAAAAATTGGTTGGTCTAATTTCCCAATTATGCCCGGGAAGCCATGGGTTCGGTTGAGCTCCTAAAGCAGTCACAATGCCCCCTCGGTTAATAAAGGCATCAATGATATGTTGTGATTCACTTACGAGAGACTTGTGAAGCTGTGACGGAATGAGTAGAACATCGATATCATCGAGAGACGTATATTGAAGTTCAGGCAAATAAATAATATGATGAATATAGCGATGATACTTAGGCTCATAAAGCGTACGAAACTGATGAGAATTCCCTCCGTATAGAACAGCAATCTTTCTCATATCGGTCTTTTCCCCTCTTGAATATTCCTATATTCCTCGCCAATCCAATTCTGTAACTGGCTGCCGATTCGACCCACTGTGTTGCTTGGGTTCCTATATGCAAATAGGTTATTTCCAGAATGGACAAGAATCGTCCCCTCAGTGCTGTGTCTATCAATATAGGTGATTGGTTCTCCTCCAGGTAATGTCAACAACACTTCGGCATGTGGCGGAAGAGGATGATGTCCTCTTGCAAAAAAACCTGAAACACCCTTCGTATAGGTCATATCTTCAGGCTTTACGCTGTCAAATATCGGATGAGGTTGTGCAATCGACACTTCATAATCACGATGACTATGAATCTGCTTAGGTACGAATATCGAAGCCCCTGGAAGCCAAGGAAGAAATAAATGTCCACTAAAGATTAGTACTTTCCCCTGATTCAGGAATTTCCATATCCGTTCACTCTCACGATACAGCAGCTCCTGATCGACATAGCTATCGATAACCAGACAAGCATATGACGACAAATCGAATTCCGGCAGATCGTAGAGATCCAGTACGAAGCAATCATCCTGTCGCTTAGCATCTTGAACCATCTGTTCACTGAAATAACACCCTGAATCTAAAATGACAACATTAGCTGTCCCACGTGCAGTCATTGTATCCTCCGTGTCGTGAAGAGCTCTCCAAGTGGGGTAACCAATGCTCGCTCGGCTAATGCCCGCTTAAGTTTACCAAATGTAGCGACATCTGCCTCTGTCATTGTCTCTTCCCGTCCCTTCTTCAAATAATCATAAAACGTCATAGGCAGGAAGTTCTCATTCAGAACGATCTCGACGGAGGCTCCTGTCTCCGAGGTAATCACAAACGCGTAGCCTTGAGGTCGGTATGGATCATACTGTCCTGCTGGATAGGCTGTATCTACCTGATATGCACCACGAGTAACCGCGCGTGTCACGAATTCGAATGCATCACGAAAACCTGGTCCCCCATGCCCAGAACATATCGAGATAGCTCCACGCTCAGGAATCTCGTCACCGAATAATTCTTTGAAGGCTGCCTGTAAGCTACGATAACCTACGGCGACAGCCATAAGCGCAATTCCTCCATGATACTTACAGATATCTGAAAATCCGATTTCTAAAATATCTTGTCTATCTCTTATATGTATTACTGACATTTCTACTTACACTCCCTTTGTTGTTATGGTCAGCTGTTGATGCTGTTAAGATCATATACTAGCTTATATGATAATGATTATCAATATCACACAAACTAGTATATGACAAAAATAACCTACCATCAAGCCTTTAGGCTGGATTATTAAAAATTTTGAATATTTCAAAAAAAATTCCTTCAACACGAAAAATCCGCCCTATTGAAGTTACCCCTTCAAGTGGACAGCTTAAATAAAGACTTTATGAGACGACTTGTTATTGTACTGGACTAAGGTCGTTTAATTTTGCATATAAAAATCCCCTCCAAGTAAACTGTAGTGCGCTTTTTTTACACACTG
The nucleotide sequence above comes from Paenibacillus sp. IHBB 10380. Encoded proteins:
- a CDS encoding ABC transporter ATP-binding protein, with the protein product MLNVQNVTKEFGKRGKKLVAVKDVTLTLLENEIFALIGESGSGKSTLAEIIVGLERPTQGEVIWQGEGDFLSHQAARIQMVFQNPDRSLNPYWKVKDLIAEPLVLKHYSRSAVSTRVEEMLEKVLLPKDLLERRASECSGGQKQRIAIARALTLSPTLLIADEITSALDPKTEQEILDLLLSLKREQKMSILYITHRLETISGFADRVAVMKEGSIVEEGYTDALLKNPNSDYTKALLEACSYS
- a CDS encoding ABC transporter permease; its protein translation is MRIIRQAVTYVSVLIFVVLLNFWLPRILPGGPVDFLIGGGKQGAVFVSEVQKQALLQYYHLNDTLWVQFTQYLKGLFTFDFGLSFTYKSPVYDVISIRLPWTLLIVGISTLLSIIIGLALGLLSAWKHPRRIDRLIFIVMMVLSAVPEFLIGMILLIVFSVNGGLLPLSGAETAFLSSENGLDRILDVAKHALLPIATLTVGSLAGLYLLMRNEAIRVFQEPFIEFAAAKGIGERAVLLRHVARNSALPLVTIIFIRIGGLLSGSVIVETVFSYPGIGKLLQEAILARDYPLLHGLFLMMTVSILCLNMLADLIYPHLDPRIRGAHKGGQS
- a CDS encoding DUF4183 domain-containing protein is translated as MAGRENNNKKTVKKNKVKTKDSPKHRPNSSVKICTRRISKKPKPKPKPKPKPKSQIMVKGGLICCKVVKPRCRLRIQNSQGPQGPQGPQGPQGRQGMRGDQGPAGLQGQQGIAGATGSQGNEGPIGPEGIAGVTGSVGAQGPQGIQGFAGIQGPQGIPGPSGPTGPPGSISAISIIPSAQRYFYFATSDIKSPIVIQANQFFDDEGNLSDSFMGIGLNSYSNVTINGILQESSLYILTENTLNLNVNVNGDIIYSGTPIILEIVQFVAQIIS
- a CDS encoding LysR substrate-binding domain-containing protein, whose product is MTQIAFLPIYPEDNHLYSQFDASILFEEEMPLIIPAGHPWASRKLLYTRDLHRETILIPQSKYICQYIQSQLKLNHVKVRYLQMSTFNMIKQSIKVGLGVSFLPYEAVKNELDNGELVTIPVSSLQIRRKNGFVIRKNTQLSAEEQAFCHKVESYFSSSVK
- a CDS encoding ABC transporter substrate-binding protein produces the protein MINRNKFSLLILFCIVAIVTGCSSNGKTSEVQQVTTEVTTTADTIKDTSATSDPISRLRMSWGNSGYPSPFAFSSSGPGGFLRNSFLFDTLTWKDENGVIPWLAKSWSISEDGLQYTFELEENVLWHDGNSLTADDVVFSFEYYQIHPFMWTGDISQIQSVTAIDDHKVQFTLNNGYAPFLSDLVGIVPIIPKHVWTNVESPLDFRDPSALVGTGPYTLKQYDEKSGQYLFNANDHYFKGKVLVKEVAYLNPENKILALQKGEIDTAMLTNYSEVQQLQKEGFDVIKSAPTGSALRLTFNLDHPQLKDKRLRQAMAYALDRAEMARKISGGDPIVGNAGIIPPDSPWYNSSVKQYEYNITEAERILDELGYAKNANGERDGLKLNVMVSSNSPEAQVMQEMLKKVGIVLNIQQIDSATFTTAMGENKYDMAITGHIGLSGDPDYLRLWFLGEASNTWAAREKQFDNAEFQQLAIEQMSELDEDKRKEMVGEMQNILAEELPTLVLYHRPFYYLFKSSDFNGWFNTAGGIADGIPLWDNKAALIDEDN
- a CDS encoding DUF4183 domain-containing protein; translated protein: MPVIKPVYTATSNTPVATGGVITTNVNPTVSRYFATITAGMITTNTTIPAASFADDNDAPIVALPALTVDDYYNVYINGVLQQDALSTLTTASLVLDTTDVSVNVPILLEIANFGNAASTITTQPTISTPTITIIT
- a CDS encoding ATP-binding cassette domain-containing protein — its product is MKWSKAVGGTILTVFIAVAIFGPSVTLYGPFALSGERFLTPSKEHWLGTNMLGQDVFSGFVHGARTTLFVGLFVSLLSTFLSGFLGLLSGYLKKLDLILNSFANMLLVLPSLLLILIVASFTGGGIWQLIFTLGLLTWPAYMRLIRASVLSLKEREFVKSAQLFQGNTLYILRKHVLPFIWPLLRTKFVMSFRQAVVMEASLSFIGIGDPNVPSWGKMLQQAFGSGETWMTNVWQWTVLPPVVGILLVTVGLALLGETSDSHKKVVKAARNKIKTDPKPIWTASAAIVCDQLSVTYGDRPIVHPMSFSVAAGSVTVLIGESGSGKTTLAKAIYGLLLEGEVKGDVYIGGKHIYDSVGKERMQRWVDAAYIFQDPRTSFNPLLTIGKQFIEAIPEKQSAHDKKMRAVQGLQEVQLDERVLDCYPHELSGGMLSRALIALALINKPEVLIADEPTGALDPIVKREILELLVAKVREHGMTLLLITHDMLAAKHVANNIMVLQHGKVIDYSINEDWSQSKKDIGINGPSEERIAEEIGC